Part of the Sodalinema gerasimenkoae IPPAS B-353 genome is shown below.
TTGCCAAGCGGATTGAACGTGTCAAAATAGGAGTTAACGACCCTTTGCGTTTCCTATTGATTATGACTGTCTCTTCATCACCGACATCCCGTCAGACCCCAAGCCCGACTCTTGATGAGTTGGACACCCTAGAACTGGCTCAGGCTTTAGCGGAACGCCTAGCGATTCCAGAACGGGATTGGCATCGTCTCAAGTCCAACCGCTCTGTACGCGCCCAGGAGCAACTGGCAGCCGCTTTAGTCTTTTTACTGAAGAATCATCCCGAAGAGGCTCTCCCTCGCCTTGAGTACGCTGTGGGGTGGCTCAATCGCTCTATTTCTGCTCCGCCTTGTCCGCAACATGGCGATCGCCGTTAGTCGTGACTGCGACGGCGTGTTTTCGGGATACATTTTCCGAGGTGCAGTTCTCGTTGATGGGGATACCATTCCACCCGATCAAAAATCTGCCGGAGGATGTAAAAGCCCCGTCCGCATTCTGAGCTATCCTCCGGCAAGTCATGATTGATGCGTTCACAGCAACATTGTCCACAAGGCTCAGCTCCTTGATCACAGATAGTCCACCAATAGACATCGTTACTCGCCCAGAAGCGAACGGCGATGGTTTTTTGGGTATCGAGCTGATTACCGTGAGTCGCTGCATTGACGAGTGCTTCTTGGAGGCCTAGACGAATTTCGGGTTCTAGGTCAGGAGGAATTTCACTGAGAAGAAGGTCAAGAATCGGACACAGATAAAGCGTCGAAGCAAAACTGATTGTCCCTTGGCCACGCCCACTCGTCGGTGACAGGGGAAGAGCCATTACTGAAAAAACCATGGATCTCTCAGCTTAATAGAGGTTTGCAAGGTCTAAGTGATAGGGTCATGGGGGTTACCGCATGTATCTAACGCTAACGCTTTTATTCTAGCGAAATCTTCCCAGAAATCGTCAGAAAATGCAAGTCGACCGTCTTTGAACCCTTGAGGAGCACCCTGCAAATGGATCGACTAATACTAGGATAACCAATGCCATGAAGAGGGCTTGCATTGAAAAAGCGCGAGGGAACTCCTCTGGAAACTCTGGGGAGGTTTTTAGGGAATACAGCGCTGAATTTGGTTAAAATGCGCAACCGCAAATACGTTGAATACGTTTTTCGGGCTATCACCGTTTTAAGGGGAGTGAACTCAATATGTCATTAAGCTATGACCTGATTGTCTGTGGGGGGGGTCCCTCGGGGGCCACGGCTGCTCTCAAAGCGGCTCAGGCGGGGTTACGGGTGGCGCTGATTGAGAAGCAGCGTCTGCCCCGTCATAAGCCTTGTGGTGGGGGAATGCCCTTGCGGGTGGGCCAGTGGCTACCTGGGGGCATTCCTGAGGGGGTGGTGGAAACGTCAGTTCGCCATCTCTATCACACCTGGAAGTTTGAACAGGGCCATCTTGGGTCTGTCTGTCGCCAGGCCCCGGAGGGGGAGGCGAAGGGGTCTTCCCTGGATTTGTGGATGGTTCAGCGACCTCAGTTTGATAATGCCTTAGTGCGGCAAGCTGAAGCGGCGGGGGTGACGGTTTGCGATGGTTTGGTGGTGCGATCGCTCCAGCTCGATGAGCAGGGGGTGACGGTGCAGGCCTCGAATTTAGGGGCCTCTCGCCAAACCACCTGGAGGGGGCGATCGCGTTATCTGATTGGTGCCGATGGGGCCAATGGGGTGGTGGCCAAGGCCGTCAACCTGCGATCGCGGCAACGTTTAGCCTTTGCCCTAGAAACGGAACTTCCCCATGATTGGGACGCTCGTCATCCCCATCTACGTCCAGATGTTGCCCACCTGGACTATGGGGCCGTCTCTCGCGGCTATGGTTGGATTTTTCCCAAGGGGGACAGCCTCAATATTGGTGCGGGGGTGTTTTATCCCCCTCGGGGCAAACAGGGGAACTTCCGCCGCCTGCGTCAGGAGTTGGAACAGGTGATCGAGGGCTATTGCTCCAAGTTCCAGCTCAATCCCCAGCGTGAGTCCTACCCCCTATACGCTCATCCTCTACCTCTTTGGCAGGGCCGGGAACCTCGACAGACGTCTAAGGGACAAGTTTTATTGGTAGGAGATGCCGCTGGATTAGTGAATCCCTTTTTCGGGGATGGCATCTTGCATGGGATTAAAAGCGGGGTGATTGCCGCTGAGGCGATCGCCAGTGGCCAGGCCCATCAGTACAGTCGGCGTCTCCATCAAGAGGTGGCGTTGAACTTTGATGCCGCACGACTCCTAGCTAGCTTTTTCTATCGCTTTCCTCACTGGTGTTTTACCCATGTTGTTCAGCGTCCAGATGGAACAGAAGTAGCGGCTCGACTTCTGGCCGGAGATCTGACATTTGCCCAAGTGTCCGGACGCTTTGCGACCTACGTTGGACGCACAATAATGAGAGGAGTGTGATGCCCCTGAGGGGTCTTAAGTGAATCCACTTAGGCGACTCTACCGAGGCGGCATTTCCTAGCCAATGTGAGGAGAACCTATCGGGTCCCAAACCAGTTGCGTAGCATAAAAGTTAATTTTGGGGGTGTGGGGTTTTACCCAGTCGGTGACAGCAGCATCTACAATTAAGACATCTGGGTTTAGTCTGGCCACCCCGATTTTTCCACGACTCACTGTCATTAAGTCCCTATGTCCCCCCCCAAAGCCAGCCCACATGCCAAATGGGGAATCCTTGCTTCTGAGACGTCGCGGCTTGGTTTTGACCCCTCTTAACTCACCGTTCACTGCCATAACCAATGCAATTTAGCATCGTCATCACAACCTATAACCGGTTAGCCTTTCTTAAACGAGCCATCGAGACAAGTTTGGCACAATCTTATCCTTGCGAAGTCGTGGTGATTGATGACTGCTCTAGTGATGAGACCCAAGCCTATGTCGAAAATTTGCAGCAACAGTTAATGGCCGAAGGCAACAGTCGTCTGATTTATCATCGCAATGCCAGCAACTCTGGACATTCTGCCAGTATGAATGCCGGTGTGAAATGGGCTTCAGGAGACTGGATTAAACCCCTCGATGATGATGACTACCTCCACCCAAACTGTATACGGCAGATGTGGCATGCCATCCAAAA
Proteins encoded:
- a CDS encoding DUF6439 family protein, with the translated sequence MTVSSSPTSRQTPSPTLDELDTLELAQALAERLAIPERDWHRLKSNRSVRAQEQLAAALVFLLKNHPEEALPRLEYAVGWLNRSISAPPCPQHGDRR
- a CDS encoding geranylgeranyl reductase family protein, with the protein product MSLSYDLIVCGGGPSGATAALKAAQAGLRVALIEKQRLPRHKPCGGGMPLRVGQWLPGGIPEGVVETSVRHLYHTWKFEQGHLGSVCRQAPEGEAKGSSLDLWMVQRPQFDNALVRQAEAAGVTVCDGLVVRSLQLDEQGVTVQASNLGASRQTTWRGRSRYLIGADGANGVVAKAVNLRSRQRLAFALETELPHDWDARHPHLRPDVAHLDYGAVSRGYGWIFPKGDSLNIGAGVFYPPRGKQGNFRRLRQELEQVIEGYCSKFQLNPQRESYPLYAHPLPLWQGREPRQTSKGQVLLVGDAAGLVNPFFGDGILHGIKSGVIAAEAIASGQAHQYSRRLHQEVALNFDAARLLASFFYRFPHWCFTHVVQRPDGTEVAARLLAGDLTFAQVSGRFATYVGRTIMRGV
- a CDS encoding ATP-binding protein, producing the protein MVFSVMALPLSPTSGRGQGTISFASTLYLCPILDLLLSEIPPDLEPEIRLGLQEALVNAATHGNQLDTQKTIAVRFWASNDVYWWTICDQGAEPCGQCCCERINHDLPEDSSECGRGFYILRQIFDRVEWYPHQRELHLGKCIPKTRRRSHD